aaaaattgtcatagtTAGAGGTGTTGTTGGATCAGTCCTGGTGCACAACATTCTGGGCCATAGTCATAGTCATAGACATAAATCACAAGTTGAATTACTTCTCATTCGCTCTCATCAGAAGTCAGAACTGAGCTCTCACGCTTTACCAGCCCATCAAAACTACTAGCTAGTTATTACCGCTGAATGCGGTAGCCGTAGGTAATACAAGAGAAATTCGATTTGTTAAGGGTGAACGAAACTTCTTCGCTTTTTAgatttttgtcctttttttttattcttattcgGAACGGaatttatctacaatattttaaagtaattattttatttttatatatttggttTCTCTATTCTTTGcctaaaaattgagtttatctattgcttttttttttttttttggagagtgAAAAGATAGAAGAGTTTATCTATAgttttaacaatatataattcaattattatttttatttataattacaaTTCAATCGATGTTTCATCATAATTACTGTTCTTccctaaaataataataataataattatcattCGTGTACGAAATTGAAAGTTGTAAAGTTATAAATAACTTTCCAAGAAAACTATCAAAACAATTGTTGGTTTGAATGAGCAAAATTAATGTCACAATTTgctaacaaataaatatatgagaATTCATAAAATACATAGCTCTAGCTCCCAGCTTCGATtattgggggggtgggggtgggtgAAGCTTGAAAGCAGTGTaaacaaatttgtaaaaaaaattaccatttataatgtttctaaaaaaaaaaaaatatatatatatatatatatatataccgtATATGATTGTTGACAACGGATCAGTGTTTAGGTGATCGATGTAGCACCAATCTAATGACTTCGACGTCTAATTCAACAGAGTATATAGTTGCCTATAGATGAAAACAGTGAAAAGTAGAGCAATGTGTTCATACCTATTTCTTGTTTTCGTTCTCCTACATGTATAACTCTTtcaaagggattttttttttttttttggtgaatttatttaatatttaaaagcaAAGTACATTAAGTATGTCCATTAGACACCTGTACTTatggcttgtttggaagtttagagagagagaggagagtagagggaaaTGGTTCCcctccaccttatttggatgtttttaaaactaGTAAGGGGGAAGAGAGTAATTAGCCCTTctccttgtttggatgttttaaaaattaggatggagaggagaggaaatgattaaaatagacaaatttacccctatttgaaaatggacttgcaacattagtctattattaatttagaaatggtaaattgggaaatttatctagtcaataatttatctactctactctccttccaaatctctccaattttggggaattaaaaatgagaggttaaaggtggttgaaacccctccaaacttcttcccctccttttttttaaaaacttccaaacaaagtaattgaattactctccctccctctactctactctccctctttttttaaacttccaaacaatcAATTATTGTCCGTAtgggaacagcttatttagcaaaaattgaaaaaaatttgttgaaaatacgatagataaaagtaaaagttaactaAATAGTACAATGGAACGTATGAATATTAccaaaaaatacaatataacccataaataataataaaaataacacaaaattgTAAATAAACTGAAGTTTTCAGTTTGTCCCATACGCATGTGTTTACAAAAGGAACCATAGAGTACTCTTTTAGGAGTGCATTTTTGCAAAAGGTCCCACATATactacaaacaaaaaataaaattaaaaaaaattggatactgtatatatattttcagtTAGCTGCTTTGCTCCCTTTCCCTTTTTGCTAGCCCGTCCGTTATTCCATTTGCCTCACGATAAGTATGACTTAGACAGACTGTCCAGTCTCTTAACAGAAGAATCGTGCAATCACAAATTAAAGAAGCCAAGGCTGGAGCCATATCCCCATGAAAAGTTAGATAGTTAATAATTAAAGTCTACCTctgtatttaaaaaatttatgcttGCCTCCCAAGCCATATATGGCCCTTGCCTAACTGCCCAAAGCTCAGCTACCATACCATCATTGTCATGATGGCCCTATAATGAGTGGCATAATTGCATCCATTGTGGCCTAGATTTTGGACATGTAATTGATAATTCCGCACTATTAATAACACTTCCTGGATAATGcacttaatttttgggtttaagCTCATCATTTATGGTCGAGTTCGTCTTTCATGCTCTAGATCTTAGGCCAAGATCTCGATACTGGCTAAATCGCAATTGGGTCTGTACCACATTGGTACCCCTTCTAGCCCTTGTCACTTTGGCAATTACCCTATCAACTACTATGCAACCTGACCACTAATCCATCATTGGTTAATGgttattatctttatcaaagTATGTGTTTACATAAGGTTGTTTAAAATAATTGTAGGATCGGATAGACTAATCAAAATcaatctaaattctaaattttgatatattttccAACCTTAAAAGTCGCTTTTCCCAACTCCCCCTCTGGGAGATTCAACTATCTAGAGTAAAATATCACAACCTACACTTTGATATTAATCGAGAAATTTCCTTTACATCATTTTAACTATTGTATATAAATACTCCTTTGACCCTAATCTCATTTCCCTTGCCCCTCTTCTTCCACCCCCAACTTCACTCTTGCTCTTCAGTCTGCCCCCTCCCCCTTGTCCAAAAAAAGAATCACTATAGAACCCCATGATTAAGATTATTGAGAAGTTTTGGGGCTTAACTCCAACTATGCAGAGGCACATGATTTTAActctaatatataaatatttccgtaattctagttttatttttctctgtCACTTCCTCTTATCGAGGCACCATCTCACAAGTTACAACTTGTACCCCTTGAGATATTCACCTATTTAGAGTATATTAATCACAAGCTACATACTTTGacacttattgagaattgaTAATTTCTATTTACCTAAGTGAATATGAATAGCTAGCTATGCATTGTGGAAGCAAGATTATTATTcaacaacaaattataattCAACCATGCacatgagaaaataaattattagccAAGAACCTTATAACTCAACTAGCATCCCTTGCCTCTTGGTGTTTCAAATGAAAACATCTGAAGTTCAAATCCTATCTCCCAAACTttccaattataaaaaaataattgaaatttcattGAAGTTGAGATTTATGGGATGTGATCACTTCTCATTTAGaacaattttattgaaaatcttttttaaaatcattgcaTAACACTTCAGAAAACTTTAACTCTTAGAGGATTTCTAATCTAAGAAAGAGCCTCATTAGATAGAAGATTACCACTCACAAGGCTTGTATAACTTATAGAAGCTATGAGCAGAGAACTACCAAAACTCATGGAACTATGACCTTACATAGAGAAAACatgctagaattttttttgcatttaacattatttttgaaatattttaattagttgTCATATTTGCAAAACTATGTagcaaactagcatctcgagacTTTAAAACACGAGATCTGAACAAACCTCCACGAATAGACCTgaacctcttcttcttcctcagttctttttttcttccttccaaATTTGATTCTTCTTCCACGAATAGACCTgaacctcttcttcttcctcagttctttttttcttccttccaaatttgattttttcttccttccaaATTTGATTCTTCTAATTTGATTTGGTTCTATAGAAATCGAGTCCTATAGACTCAGGTTTACTTTTTACAaactcgagtctataagactcgagatctatgtggcaaaAACCTCCAGATGAACAAGAGGAACTTGAGTCtttgaaactcaagttttatACTGAACTCGAGCCAGTAAAACTCGAGACGCTACTTTACTGAATCGTTTCTAACGCATGCTAACTAACACTATTGTCTCCTGAATGCTTGCTAGCCTACAAATTACCTCAAACATGCTAGTACGACAAGAAagcatattaaatttttttttttttttttttaacaaacctCCCGTTACACACAATGATTCCTAACCATAGCAGGTAAAGTTTTTGGAGAACATGTTGTGTCGATCGAATACTTGAAGCATGCCAATCAAATGATCGAGGTTTTTAGACTAGAATTGTGTAAACCCTAAATTCCTTCTTGATCAAGCAGTCAATTAGTTTGGTCGAACATCCAAAAGAGTTTTACACTCAGGAGAAGCTTGAAAATAAGGCAGATGTATTGGACACAAATGCTTTTCACTTGAAGGAAGTTGGCTGAACGAGCTTGtttataaaaaacataaataacaaatagtgttaaatttttaaaaacattttggacaagaattttgaaattcatattttatgaaTGATGTGGAAATAAAGTGTAAACTCTAATGAGTGGATCTTGGTTTGTAGGTCACTTATCAAGTTTCAAGTATTTATAATCTTCAACATGAAACATTTCAAACCTTTCATTGAACACACATTTTCATCCTTATCATCAGTCCTACAATGTATCTAATCACATTTTAAGGATTTAGTCATGGAATTTATCAATACTCTCATTTTGgacttatctctctctctctctctctctctctctctctctctctctctctctctctctctctctctctctcctaagaGAAAGCACCTCATGGCATTAGgatcttcttttatttaaaatagaTCAACTTCATGGttcatattaaatattacaatcttctccaaaaaatttattaaatattacaaatctaaaTTGTATAtacgtcatttaaaattttaaatgatgaaaaTTCTATTCgcttctaaataaataataaataaaacgtTAATTATAAAATGAGCTCTAAATAGAGAAGATCATGTTTCTATCTCATGAGACAGTCTCATGGGGTCTTTTTCTATCTCTCAAAGGCACAAACACATTtccaaacaaagtaaaaatGCAAACATATCCTGATATTCGGTATCCCATTAATTACACAATCATGGAAGGATCCTTTAAATTCACAAGAAAGAGAGGTAATACaattcaattaaaagaaaaaataaataaaggatgaAACAGTTAAAGTAAAATTACATGCCCAAGTCTGTTTGGTAAGTCTGTTGCTACTTGCTATATTGAGTGCATTTTACGGATTTTCAACGAACGCCCCCACAGCATAATGACTTTTCTTTGCggccattttcctttttttcttttttgggatgacgtagttgaaaaaaaaagtagaatttCCATTTCTAAGGAACTTcctaaaatataaacaaaaataattcattacTTACAAAAGTCAAGCTTACAAAATTCTTGTATAGCTTGAAATGATGCTTGATAGAAATTGAACGATTAGAGTAATGATGtttctataaatatattttgCCCACAATGATAATCTCATCAAAACTCTAAGAGTACATGTAATAATGTAATGTGAGATTGATCAGTCTACactaaaaatcattttttcattatatgtataaaaaaaaaagaaaaaaaaaaaaaaggaaaagaggtcAAGTGTTTTCCAAAGTTAAAAACCAAATGTATGGTACAGGTATAGCGTGAACTGGGTTGTATGTGAATATTCCTATACCTGAACTCACATTATAAAAACCATCCAAAAAGATCGCTCTTTAAAGGTTAAAGGGTCTCTCACTTAGTCTCTTACTCAGGCATTTACCAAAGAAAACACgtacacaaaaaaacaaaaactgatcATTCTCTCTGGAATGGAAAAACATTCTACTTCTAGTACGACCAATTCCATGAATTCACCAACAGCAACAACCTTTGTGCAAGCAGACACAAACTCCTTCAGAGATCTAGTCCAGAAGCTGACCGGCATATCCGGTAACTCTGACAAACTCCCGGTCACCGTCCCTTCAAAACATCCCTCCAAACCATTCACTCCCGGTGAACCCGCCGGCCCTCGCCGGTCACCCTTCAAGCTCCACGAGCGAAGGAACACCCACACCATGAGAAAGCTCGAAATCAAACTGGGCCTAACCAATCTCGCCAACTCACCGATTCAGAGTCCGGTCACCCCACTCGGCTGCGACTCACCTTTCCTGCCGAGTTCCGGCACCGAGTCACCTTTGTCCGACGAGGACAAGGCTATAGCCGGAAAAGGGTTTTACTTGCACCCATCGCCGCTGTGTACGCCTAGAGGTACTGACCCGCCAGAGCTCTTGACTTTGTTTCCACTGAGTTCGCCGAGTCAGAAAGCTCGAGATTCTTAAATTAGATtcttgggtttttattttgggCTATAAAAAAGATCTTTCAAATACTTTTTTGGCTCATAAATGGCTGGCTGGTTATTGGGTcctttttcttaatatattgaGAATGTAAGATTTTGCTATATATTGCTATAACGGTGATTTGTACgtatttggaagtttttttgttttttttatcttttcaataAGTTGTTGGAGGGGTAAGGAAAGTGAAAAGCTCTGAAGGCTGGAACTACGAGAGGTAGGTTCGTTGCTAACTGATTTAATTCTCCAGCCGATCGAGATGTCTTAACAATTTGACCTCCTCCATAATTTTTACTTGCCtacattttttttgcttttttttttggatgaatggGATTTGATAATGTGAAAGGATTTTCTTTGAGGATCGAAAAAATTTTCATGTGATATTTTTGAGAATCGATATGTTGAAATATCTTGGTCGTtaatttttttggctgaatatcTAGCTCATTAGATATTAAGCTAAAAACAAGTACGCGGAGTTGAATGGCAAATTTAGATATTATTGGTAgttggttctctctctctctcaattaaaaaatcaaaaatcaactaTGCATTGAATGTATTTATCCTCATCTCTCACATGGGATGGGGTCTACCTCATATAAGAGGAAAGATACATACGACATGTAATATCACCTTATTAAACAAATGTTATGTTTGATATGTCAAAACAATTATTCATGTGgaattatgtgtgtgtatatacatatagagagagagatattcaAATGTAAATTGTAACGTGTAACTAATTTGAatgaagtaaaaaattttaaatgaaaaaaaaaaaaaaaaagttttatcaaCCTGCTCGAGCGAGGTCAATGCAACCAAATTAATGTGATCAGAAAATCGAATGGATAGATCGGTAAATATAAAGTGTTTATCTACACAATTGGTTTAGCCTATTCAAGTGAGCCTTCAACAATGAAAAAATGGATAAGTAGGTACGAGTGAGCTTAGTTGGGTGCTTGGTCGATGTCCGCTCAACGGCCACTCAAGCAAgtccacaaagctcacttgagTGAGGGTTGTCTTGCTTAAGTGAGACTGTCAAAGAAAGTGCAAATTTTACCTTTCAAATAaggagtaaaaaagaaaaaagaaaaaagaaaagggaatgAATCGCATCACCTATTTTTAACTAAGTAGTAACAGTTAGAGCTTACACAGTTGTTCCAACCAAAGTGACTTTTAAAATGTGCATTTTCAAGATCTACTATTCATTATCAATAAATATAGACtacatattcttcttcttcttccttttttatagATTTCACACCATTagaaataaattcaaataattctCTAAGTTTGATGATTTAGTTATATCTTGGAGACCAATTTACTTGTAACCCTTTAGCAAACTCTTTGTGTGGAGGCAAATATTATCTTATAGATAACAAATTCATTCATGCATCCAAGCCATTAAAGATATTATTGTGCTCTTTTATTGTTTACCGCATAATAGTTATTTCTCTTCGAGAGaattgtaatagttattctttaatatgcacaataacttaaaaaaatgatatatctaaaaaaaaatacaaacacgtatataataattacaaaaataaaaaatcatccgTAAAATGTAATCTGTCCTTATTTTACACACACATGCACGTATATATAatccttaacaatatatatatatatatatatatatatatatatatattcatctcTCTAATACCAAATTAATTATCATgcctaaaaaaaacaaaaaacgaaaCTCCAATCCTCATATAGTCACGAAATCTCTTTCCACCACAATTGTGATTTACCCCCAATGACCTTTATTGCTCAAATTGTCTTGTTGTTCATCTATAAACTTTCATCCCTAGCCACACCCTTAATAACTATTTGAAGTAACAACCTTTTTATTATCACTCGATACCTTTAATTTTAGTTGTTAAATTGTAAGTGCGCGCGCACACATACACGCACATATATGCAATTGGAATACAAAACTCCTTCGACAACTAATTCACGATCAATCCATAATTGATGATGAACTTGCTCACAACCCGCAACCCTCTAAGACCATCCCAGTCATTGTCCCAAACATCAGAGAAAAAATTTCTACATAGGTATGgtccttttgtattttttctatttcaatGTCCCTTTATAGTTTTGCAACTCTTACGTTCAGTTTTCAAAATATCATGTATTTAAAGGCATGTTTGGTATGAGGATTTTTGTCCttgtttttaaaacaaaatgaaaatagttttcacattttttgtgtttaacaCTTTGACTCtcacttttaagaacaattttaaaaatactaaagaaaaaaatgatgattaGAAAGATCATTTCtactttgagattttttttttataaaaaaataacgtttagattatttttattttatttttttgggataatgataagtttcaattttttttagataatgaTAAGCTTCAAAATTGAAGTGTGAGAATATAACTAatgtatcttttttatttttatataataatacgtttcaaatttgaagtgtaaatattttttttgtgataaagataagCTCATTAATTTAAGAGATAGAAGAATTTAGGCAAATTTGTTGGTTCcacatttttttcaatttatatacAATTATGCCATTAGAAACATTTTCTATATCTTGAAAACATCCTCTCAGTTGttttcaaaatcttgttttgaatatgaaaaataagaaataattttctgaaaactatatataaaaaactccagccaaataataaattcatatgTAGGATCCATCATTTTCTgctttttaaaacaaaaaattatatttaaatccTCTTACTCAACATGCCCTAAgttgttcttgatttttttttttttaataaaaaagttgcaaaagttttgtaatttttcgttttaaataaataattttcaacGAAAACACGTTTTATGCGAAAGTAAAAAGGAGCTGTAAAGGACAACATCATAATTAACACCTAAGGATAAGgataaaaggaacaaaagaaaTACTTCGTCAAATTTCAAAGATATTTTcatagaaaaattcaaagattATAATTGCAAGTAATTATCATGTCCATAtcttataattttcaattattaaattacaTTACTTGTAATTTGAACATTACCAATATTttggggaaaaagaaaagtttttttttttttttggctaaataaaaGATCATATGATTCGATGAAGAGAAACCTCCTAGTTATCattatttaaaatcaattttttttttaaccaatcaTATAGTATATATTATATGCTGTCACTTGTCAGTCCCTTtgaaacttttatatatatatatatatacacacacacgtaTATAGTTTTTTAACACCTGACTAAAGTAGAGTATGCTATACTGTCAGTCTGTCAGTCACTGGCTCTGCACATTGTAGggtgtagaatttttttttcttgggcaaAAAAATCAATGGGTCCTACTCGGTCTTTTGTTGAGAAATTAACGTCATTGTCTAAACGACAAAGGCATTGTAAATTTCTGACCGTTGGATGGGGACTTGTTTTTACAGACACATCGTGGATCCGTCCCTGATTCTTATCCTAGACCTCGAATGACATTGTAGGAACATTGCTAGTAACAGTAAAGTGGCATCCTATGAAATTAtgttttacaaattaatgtgataattttatgttttaatgattttgatttaagataaaatttagttacaaaattggttgtaatttTAGACAACAAGTTTACTCAG
This DNA window, taken from Quercus robur chromosome 2, dhQueRobu3.1, whole genome shotgun sequence, encodes the following:
- the LOC126712777 gene encoding VQ motif-containing protein 33-like, producing the protein MEKHSTSSTTNSMNSPTATTFVQADTNSFRDLVQKLTGISGNSDKLPVTVPSKHPSKPFTPGEPAGPRRSPFKLHERRNTHTMRKLEIKLGLTNLANSPIQSPVTPLGCDSPFLPSSGTESPLSDEDKAIAGKGFYLHPSPLCTPRGTDPPELLTLFPLSSPSQKARDS